The following are from one region of the Calditrichota bacterium genome:
- a CDS encoding SRPBCC domain-containing protein: MEAGAVESWERLAILTTRIQKDTGLEVIHELNTLVLKRIFNAPPKVVWRCWSEPELACRWWGPRLYTCPVAKIDFRVGGRYLLAMRGPTPDGSVADIWSTGTYLEIEPNRRIVATDSFGDTEGNIVPSTDYGMEGMPLEMQVEIILEDLGGRTMMTLRHERMPDQYRELTGAGWSESFDKLDALVVELAA, translated from the coding sequence TGCCGTCGAGTCGTGGGAACGGCTTGCGATCTTGACGACGCGCATCCAGAAAGATACCGGCCTCGAGGTGATCCACGAGCTGAACACCCTCGTCCTGAAGCGAATCTTCAACGCGCCGCCGAAAGTCGTCTGGCGATGCTGGTCCGAGCCGGAACTGGCCTGCAGGTGGTGGGGGCCGAGGCTCTATACCTGCCCGGTGGCTAAGATCGACTTCCGGGTCGGCGGGCGGTATCTGCTTGCGATGCGCGGTCCGACGCCGGACGGCTCGGTCGCCGACATCTGGTCGACCGGCACCTACCTCGAGATCGAACCTAACCGCCGGATCGTCGCCACCGACTCATTCGGCGACACCGAAGGAAACATCGTCCCCTCGACCGACTATGGGATGGAAGGAATGCCGCTCGAAATGCAGGTTGAGATCATCCTCGAAGACCTCGGCGGGCGAACGATGATGACGCTGCGGCATGAGAGAATGCCCGATCAGTACCGTGAACTGACCGGCGCGGGCTGGTCCGAGTCCTTTGACAAACTCGACGCGTTGGTC